In the Blautia coccoides genome, ACTCTTTTCCGAAGAGGATCTGAATGCGGTTGTTCACATTCACAAGACCCACTCCGGATCCGTGCTTATGGACCCGTTTACTGTCCGTGAGTATGAGGCTTACCTCCTCCTCGGACATGCCTATTCCATTGTCTGTCACCGCGAAGATAATATTATCATCTTTATGTACTCCGGTCACCTTGATCTCTCCACAGTCGTCCATACTGCTGACTCCGTAGGCAATGGCATTTTCCAGTATGGGCTGTAAGATCAGTTTCACCGTACAATAAGAATATATGGATGGGTCCACATCAAATACAATAGAAAAAGCATTCTTATACCGGACTTTCTGTATATTCATATAGCTCTGTGCATGCTGAAGCTCATCCTTCACACTGATCACGGTTCGTCCCTTGGAAAGGCTGATCCGAAAAAGCTTTGCCAACTGTGAGATCATGAATACAGCGTCATCATTTCTCTCCCCTTCGATCATCCACGTAATAGATTCCAATGCATTATACAAAAAATGGGGATTGATCTGACTCTGCAACGCATCAAGCTCACTTTTTCTTCTTTCGTTCTGTTCCAAAACGATTTTCCGCATAAGGGTATCGATCTGCTCATAGGACTTCTGAATGGAATACCCCAGATGCCTGATCTCCAGTGAACCTCCGGTATAGATTTCCGGCTTTTCCCCTGCCTCATATTCTATCACCGAATTATTCAGCTTCAAAATGGGGCTGGAGATCCTGACGGAGACAACACGGTTGATGATCACAAGCATCATGGCCATCAGAAGTATAAGCACCACAATAAAATACCGAATATTGATCATTCCGTGGGTAAATGTGGAATAAGGGATCACACCCACCAGTTTCCATCCGGTATAGCTTATGGTGTTGACGATCACCTTCCGGTGTTCGCCCTCAAAGGTCTCATCATAGACGCCGTCTTTGTATTTTGCAGCGATTTTACTGTTTTCCTTTCCTATCCCATCGCTGATCTGTATCTGACGCATGTGGTAAATAATTTCCCCGTTGCTGTCACACAGATAATAATACTGTCCGTTATTTAAGGTATTGATCTGCTTCATCATCCGTGAAATATTGGAATAATCCATATCTACAAGCAGAACGCCTAACTGTGAATCCCCGTTATTTGTAAGCTCCACAACCCGGCTTAAGGAAATCACCCAATAGTAACGCAATGTGCCGTCATCAAAGAGATTCTGAATGTGGGGCGTGGAAAAATGCATATTCTCCATTTTCCCCATAGCCTTTTTGAACCAGTCCTGTCTGGTCACATCCGGGTCCTCTTTCTGGGATGCAAGGGGTTCCGCTGCCATCAGACTCCCGTAGTTATTGTATATGGCAATGCTCCGCAGACTGTCCCTGTTTGCTTCATACAGAAGATTCATCCCCCTCTGGATATCCATATCCTGGTTGGACAGATCGTTCTCTTTTATCACATTGTAATAAATCGCATCCGAAATCTGCCGCATACTACCCAGATAATCCTCCAGGTTTTCCCCTGCCTGTTCCATCAGCTTCTGTGTACTCTGGGTTATTTCCTGCCGGGATAAAAAAGAAAATCTGATATACATCACAATTCCCAGGATCAGCATGATGGAAATAGATATCACGGAAATGGCAAACATGATCGTTGACTGTATTCCTCTCGGCTTTACATTCTTCAAACGTCCGAAATACTTATTTTTCACTTTCTGTATGCTCCGTTCTGTATTTTGAAGGTGACACGCCAAACCGCCTTTTAAATACATAACTAAAATAATTTGGATCCGTGTAGCCCACATTTTTTGCTATAATATAACTCTTCTCATTTGTCTCGATCAGCAGACGCGATGCCCGATCCATACGGTAATCCGTTAAATAGCCAATAAAAGAATTTCCTGTCTCTTTTTTAAAAATTGTAGAAAAGTAGGAATTCGACACCCCCAAAACCTCACAGATATTGTCCAGGGACAATTCCTCATCCGCGTAGTTATTACGGATATATTCCATAGCCTTGGATACAAAAGATTTGGTTGACCTGCTTCGTGCACTGATCAATTTTTCACGGAAGGAAATACTTATATCAATCAGCCATTTCCGCAGTTCATCCGGTCCCAAATCCAGCAGGCCGCTGTACAGGGTCCTCATATCTCCGGAAAAATCATCAGAGGCAATGTCATTGTTAGCCGAAAACCGGTACAATGCACTTACCAGCTCCATAATGTCTATATGATGCTGCTGCAGTGATTTTGCCGGAAAAGATATATGGTCCAGATACTTGTTGACCGCCTGAGTGATCTCTTCTGCGGACTTAAGACGGATCATTTTAAATAACTCA is a window encoding:
- a CDS encoding cache domain-containing sensor histidine kinase, translating into MKNKYFGRLKNVKPRGIQSTIMFAISVISISIMLILGIVMYIRFSFLSRQEITQSTQKLMEQAGENLEDYLGSMRQISDAIYYNVIKENDLSNQDMDIQRGMNLLYEANRDSLRSIAIYNNYGSLMAAEPLASQKEDPDVTRQDWFKKAMGKMENMHFSTPHIQNLFDDGTLRYYWVISLSRVVELTNNGDSQLGVLLVDMDYSNISRMMKQINTLNNGQYYYLCDSNGEIIYHMRQIQISDGIGKENSKIAAKYKDGVYDETFEGEHRKVIVNTISYTGWKLVGVIPYSTFTHGMINIRYFIVVLILLMAMMLVIINRVVSVRISSPILKLNNSVIEYEAGEKPEIYTGGSLEIRHLGYSIQKSYEQIDTLMRKIVLEQNERRKSELDALQSQINPHFLYNALESITWMIEGERNDDAVFMISQLAKLFRISLSKGRTVISVKDELQHAQSYMNIQKVRYKNAFSIVFDVDPSIYSYCTVKLILQPILENAIAYGVSSMDDCGEIKVTGVHKDDNIIFAVTDNGIGMSEEEVSLILTDSKRVHKHGSGVGLVNVNNRIQILFGKEYGLRVESEPDEGTTVSICIPAVPYTEENSRILEKGYIFSREEMTDRKTQGK